In Phocoena sinus isolate mPhoSin1 chromosome X, mPhoSin1.pri, whole genome shotgun sequence, a genomic segment contains:
- the RPL10 gene encoding 60S ribosomal protein L10 isoform X2, whose product MGRRPARCYRYCKNKPYPKSRFCRGVPDAKIRIFDLGRKKAKVDEFPLCGHMVSDEYEQLSSEALEAARICANKYMVKSCGKDGFHIRVRLHPFHVIRINKMLSCAGADRYAWCLWKAPGHSGQGPHWPGHNVHPHQAAEQGACD is encoded by the exons ATGGGCCGCCGCCCCGCCCGCTG TTACCGGTATTGCAAGAACAAGCCATACCCAAAGTCTCGCTTCTGCCGAGGTGTCCCTG atgcTAAGATCCGCATCTTTGACCTGGGGCGGAAGAAGGCAAAAGTGGATGAGTTCCCACTCTGTGGCCACATGGTGTCGGATGAATATGAGCAGCTCTCCTCTGAAG CCCTGGAGGCTGCCCGTATTTGTGCCAACAAGTACATGGTGAAAAGCTGCGGCAAAGATGGTTTTCACATCCGAGTGCGGCTCCACCCCTTCCACGTCATCCGCATCAACAAGATGTTGTCCTGTGCTGGAGCTGACAG GTATGCGTGGTGCCTTTGGAAAGCCCCAGGGCACAGTGGCCAGGGTCCACATTGGCCAGGTCATAATGTCCATCCGCACCAAGCTGCAGAACAAGGAGCATGTGATTGA
- the EMD gene encoding emerin isoform X2, giving the protein MDDYAVLSDTELAAVLRQYNIPHGPVVGSTRKLYEKKIFEYETQRRRLSPPNSSASSFSCRFSDLDSASVDSDMYDLPKKEDALLYQSKGYNYDYCEESYLTTRTYGEPESVGTSKGFRQPSASLSDADTFHHQVHDDNLFSSEEEGKDRERPAYGRDSAYQSIAHYRPVSNVSRSSLGLSYYPTSSSTSAVSSPSSPPSWLARRAIRPEKRAPGAALGQDHQVPLWGQMLLFLIFAAFLFFVYHCMQA; this is encoded by the exons ATGGACGACTACGCGGTCCTGTCGGACACCGAGCTGGCTGCCGTGCTGCGCCAGTACAACATCCCGCACGGGCCCGTCGTGG GTTCCACTCGCAAGCTCTACGAAAAGAAAATCTTCGAGTATGAGACCCAGAGGCGGAGGCTCTCGCCCCCTAACTCGTCCGCATCCTCTTTCTCCTGTCGGTTCTCGG ACTTAGATTCTGCGTCCGTGGACTCGGATATGTACGATCTGCCCAAGAAAGAGGACGCCTTACTTTACCAGAGCAAGG GCTATAATTATGACTACTGTGAGGAGAGTTACTTGACCACCAGGACTTACGGGGAGCCTGAGTCTGTGGGCACATCCAAGGGCTTCCGCCAGCCCTCGGCTTCACTCTCAGATGCTGACACCTTTCACCACCAG GTTCACGATGACAATCTTTTCTCTTCTGAAGAGGAGGGCAAGGATAG gGAACGCCCCGCGTATGGCCGGGACAGTGCCTACCAGAGCATCGCACACTACCGCCCTGTTTCCAACGTCTCCAGAAGCTCCCTGGGCCTGTCCTATtaccccacctcctcctccacctctgccGTGTCCTCACCTTCATCTCCTCCTTCGTGGCTCGCCCGCCGTGCCATCCGGCCAGAAAAGCGGGCCCCTGGGGCTGCTCTGGGCCAGGATCACCAGGTCCCACTCTGGGGCCAGATGCTCCTGTTTCTCATCTTCGCTGCCTTCCTGTTTTTTGTTTACCACTGCATGCAGGCCTAG
- the RPL10 gene encoding 60S ribosomal protein L10 isoform X1 — translation MWRSPIRQPAACGTGPSRLPALRLCPATPARRRRAPLRLRSGSVTECLSALTRTLWFLRVKRDGLYKACAGVRASLSLRRATEDLGVAMGRRPARCYRYCKNKPYPKSRFCRGVPDAKIRIFDLGRKKAKVDEFPLCGHMVSDEYEQLSSEALEAARICANKYMVKSCGKDGFHIRVRLHPFHVIRINKMLSCAGADRLQTGMRGAFGKPQGTVARVHIGQVIMSIRTKLQNKEHVIEALRRAKFKFPGRQKIHISKKWGFTKFNADEFENMVAEKRLIPDGCGVKYIPNRGPLDKWRALHS, via the exons ATGTGGCGAAGCCCCATTCGCCAGCCGGCCGCCTGCGGTACGGGACCTAGCCGCCTCCCCGCTCTGCGCTTGTGCCCAGCCACTCCCGCACGCAGGCGCAGAGCCCCGCTGCGACTACGTTCCGGAAGTGTGACAGAGTGTCTCTCCGCCCTCACCCGGACTCTATGGTTCCTACGCGTGAAGAGAGACGGCCTATATAAGGCCTGCGCAGGCGTAAGAGCATCTCTTTCCCTTCGGCGCG CCACTGAAGATCTTGGTGTCGCCATGGGCCGCCGCCCCGCCCGCTG TTACCGGTATTGCAAGAACAAGCCATACCCAAAGTCTCGCTTCTGCCGAGGTGTCCCTG atgcTAAGATCCGCATCTTTGACCTGGGGCGGAAGAAGGCAAAAGTGGATGAGTTCCCACTCTGTGGCCACATGGTGTCGGATGAATATGAGCAGCTCTCCTCTGAAG CCCTGGAGGCTGCCCGTATTTGTGCCAACAAGTACATGGTGAAAAGCTGCGGCAAAGATGGTTTTCACATCCGAGTGCGGCTCCACCCCTTCCACGTCATCCGCATCAACAAGATGTTGTCCTGTGCTGGAGCTGACAG GCTCCAGACAGGTATGCGTGGTGCCTTTGGAAAGCCCCAGGGCACAGTGGCCAGGGTCCACATTGGCCAGGTCATAATGTCCATCCGCACCAAGCTGCAGAACAAGGAGCATGTGATTGAGGCCCTCCGCAGGGCCAAGTTCAAGTTCCCTGGCCGCCAGAAG aTCCACATCTCCAAGAAGTGGGGATTTACTAAGTTTAATGCAGATGAGTTTGAAAACATGGTGGCAGAAAAGCGGCTCATTCCGGATGGCTGTGGGGTCAAGTACATCCCTAATCGTGGCCCGCTGGACAAATGGCGGGCCCTGCACTCGTGA
- the EMD gene encoding emerin isoform X1, producing the protein MDDYAVLSDTELAAVLRQYNIPHGPVVGSTRKLYEKKIFEYETQRRRLSPPNSSASSFSCRFSDLDSASVDSDMYDLPKKEDALLYQSKGYNYDYCEESYLTTRTYGEPESVGTSKGFRQPSASLSDADTFHHQVHDDNLFSSEEEGKDRPSRPICSPLCLRERPAYGRDSAYQSIAHYRPVSNVSRSSLGLSYYPTSSSTSAVSSPSSPPSWLARRAIRPEKRAPGAALGQDHQVPLWGQMLLFLIFAAFLFFVYHCMQA; encoded by the exons ATGGACGACTACGCGGTCCTGTCGGACACCGAGCTGGCTGCCGTGCTGCGCCAGTACAACATCCCGCACGGGCCCGTCGTGG GTTCCACTCGCAAGCTCTACGAAAAGAAAATCTTCGAGTATGAGACCCAGAGGCGGAGGCTCTCGCCCCCTAACTCGTCCGCATCCTCTTTCTCCTGTCGGTTCTCGG ACTTAGATTCTGCGTCCGTGGACTCGGATATGTACGATCTGCCCAAGAAAGAGGACGCCTTACTTTACCAGAGCAAGG GCTATAATTATGACTACTGTGAGGAGAGTTACTTGACCACCAGGACTTACGGGGAGCCTGAGTCTGTGGGCACATCCAAGGGCTTCCGCCAGCCCTCGGCTTCACTCTCAGATGCTGACACCTTTCACCACCAG GTTCACGATGACAATCTTTTCTCTTCTGAAGAGGAGGGCAAGGATAG GCCTTCCCGGCCTATCTgctcccctctctgcctcaggGAACGCCCCGCGTATGGCCGGGACAGTGCCTACCAGAGCATCGCACACTACCGCCCTGTTTCCAACGTCTCCAGAAGCTCCCTGGGCCTGTCCTATtaccccacctcctcctccacctctgccGTGTCCTCACCTTCATCTCCTCCTTCGTGGCTCGCCCGCCGTGCCATCCGGCCAGAAAAGCGGGCCCCTGGGGCTGCTCTGGGCCAGGATCACCAGGTCCCACTCTGGGGCCAGATGCTCCTGTTTCTCATCTTCGCTGCCTTCCTGTTTTTTGTTTACCACTGCATGCAGGCCTAG